Proteins encoded within one genomic window of Anastrepha ludens isolate Willacy chromosome 4, idAnaLude1.1, whole genome shotgun sequence:
- the LOC128860797 gene encoding dynactin subunit 1, translating to MSERNFKVGQKVQIVGKNLRGQVVYVGLTNFSPGKWIGVVLDEKDKGKNNGTVKGITYFKCAPNCGLFVRPAQLNLVFTRGTEEMANSTAPEAGQSSVIKPSGNGNNSMAATPSQSAGKPLENTAAQNKKTDNLTSTNGVPTIKAPSETPKLYAPTNSSTTGSSSGNILKATKINQPLQANQRIISSNTQLELSFSGATVSVAAPKRSKTTVSPSESFCCIRQRSAFVETGFLEILHTQFTPGHPLRSPTVFNIHNGPPTGIAISQTDQLQQQHQQQQQRCKDLETINAKLSAELEDLKSQRIEDKKRLHDLERVRLQKEQLSEFKAQIMEQHSMLQRELQRCRQELREANDCKIKYKRELDDVAESIELLTLDKEMAEERAETLQIELETASERIEELSLDVEILRAENENSMSIALGDRPENELKDEIIQPTATEIRRLEQYNQRLRETVVRLRDVLTHEKQDLQKTNKELETKISEISELKKTKEILSKRIDVMEMHIFDLKEQVDAALGAESMVSSLAESKIELEERVKLLEEEVMELEALEEIHEQIIEGNQELELDLREEIDALNSTIKVLQQEKNNTLETIYDRDVTIMKFRELVKTLNSNLLLRDQPINALGTGTGTSTSDDLSILSNQDETQSIDFNQMFYVTKACKRAIDMQLNEIELRLCKAHIDHLLAFVPEEILLRGSEHDIILVLLLLQRMYEKIEIICNTIDEKFPSSCEFAKNAIFEGFSVHRFAFRCKCLFVLRSLKLIIKQLIFGLNHCDYEICTHAAIYRGEMESQENSIDELINRLKGDMLDENTPMEAVERTLSFFNTLYTNLICSQNIAELVDEHQLHVMLVEVLDVCLDCINTNAGILHTIIQLGDENTESFWAMQFLMENVNQFKQKLRKLQRKLPSAAIDISGMQQQIERIQHILSTNEQFGRFINILMITVKDATKDIAASSFSTKEDFPCDAAIEHKKLWKIIITNCTKFANAEKTASPITLFHLCIQLLDEQINELFNFISEKESVRNANKNTMFVRSSATTLLQRSLQQKQHSDDIKSLKHTLVERDREIKTQKYLAKMKQNEFSEMQVRKEIAERNLSKAQHNQEEALTKIIEQIEHFDKLMCQRETVIARSFNNLQEKLSIMERNYARLERNLVTRKQVINLTADESYREIDSLNKCLRYERAERIKLHINEMKMRLRNFEPLHVPHSKGITNVAEAKLNKELGMLKNQWILSHIKLKPNVEIERCALKRKSNELLQQTMSSYFKSNPHRSTPSHFGSFGSKDLNVIFS from the coding sequence ATGTCCGAGCGCAACTTCAAAGTTGGTCAAAAAGTGCAAATTGTTGGTAAAAATCTACGTGGACAAGTGGTGTATGTGGGTTTGACAAACTTCTCACCTGGCAAGTGGATAGGCGTGGTGCTGGACGAAAAggataaaggaaaaaataatggcACTGTCAAGGGCATCACCTACTTCAAATGTGCACCGAATTGTGGACTATTTGTACGCCCAGCCCAACTAAATTTAGTCTTTACTAGAGGAACTGAAGAAATGGCAAACTCAACAGCACCAGAAGCTGGACAAAGCAGCGTAATAAAACCTTCTGGAAATGGAAATAATTCAATGGCAGCAACTCCATCACAATCAGCCGGAAAACCATTGGAAAATACTGcagcgcaaaacaaaaaaactgataaTTTGACATCAACTAATGGCGTTCCCACTATTAAGGCCCCCTCAGAAACACCTAAGTTGTATGCTCCTACTAATAGCAGCACAACGGGAAGTTCAAGTGGCAATATTTTAAAGGCAACCAAAATCAATCAGCCCTTACAAGCAAATCAACGAATCATCTCTTCCAACACTCAACTGGAGCTATCATTTTCAGGAGCAACGGTGTCTGTTGCTGCACCTAAACGTAGTAAAACCACCGTCAGCCCTTCGGAATCTTTTTGCTGTATAAGGCAGCGTTCAGCTTTTGTGGAAACTGGGTTTCTGGAGATACTTCACACTCAATTCACTCCAGGTCATCCTCTCCGATCACCGACTGTATTCAACATCCACAATGGCCCGCCCACTGGTATCGCAATAAGCCAAACAGACCAACTacagcagcagcatcaacagcaacaacaaagatGCAAGGATTTGGAGACCATAAATGCTAAACTAAGCGCAGAGTTAGAAGATTTGAAGAGTCAACGAATAGAGGATAAAAAGCGTTTGCATGACTTGGAGAGAGTTCGCTTGCAAAAAGAGCAGTTGAGTGAGTTTAAGGCACAGATTATGGAGCAGCATAGCATGCTTCAACGCGAATTACAACGCTGCCGCCAAGAGCTGAGGGAAGCTAATGAttgcaaaattaaatacaagCGCGAACTAGACGATGTGGCTGAGAGCATCGAATTGCTCACGCTGGACAAGGAAATGGCGGAGGAACGTGCAGAAACGTTACAAATTGAGTTAGAGACAGCAAGTGAGCGCATTGAAGAACTTAGTCTGGACGTAGAAATTCTGAGAGCTGAAAATGAAAACTCGATGTCAATTGCGCTTGGCGATCGCCCGGAAAACGAATTGAAAGATGAAATTATTCAGCCAACAGCTACTGAAATCAGGCGACTTGAACAGTATAATCAACGTCTGAGAGAAACTGTCGTGCGGCTGCGCGATGTTTTAACGCACGAAAAGCAAGATCTACAAAAGACCAACAAGGAACTAGAGACCAAAATATCTGAAATTTCCGAACTCAAGAAAACTAAGGAAATACTTTCTAAACGAATTGATGTGATGGAAATGCATATTTTCGATTTAAAAGAGCAAGTCGATGCAGCTCTTGGAGCGGAGTCAATGGTTTCATCTCTAGCAGAGTCCAAAATCGAATTAGAAGAACGTGTGAAATTATTGGAAGAAGAGGTTATGGAGTTAGAAGCTTTGGAAGAGATTCACGAACAAATAATTGAAGGTAATCAAGAACTAGAACTGGATTTAAGAGAGGAAATAGATGCCCTAAATTCAACAATAAAAGTCCTACAACAGGAGAAGAATAATACACTGGAAACTATATACGACCGAGATGTGACCATTATGAAATTCCGAGAACTTGTTAAAACATTAAATAGCAACTTGCTATTAAGAGATCAGCCCATAAATGCCTTGGGCACAGGTACAGGCACATCTACATCAGATGATCTCAGCATCCTCTCAAATCAAGACGAAACACAAAGTATTGACTTCAATCAAATGTTTTATGTGACAAAGGCTTGCAAAAGAGCCATCGACATGCAGTTAAATGAAATCGAGTTGAGACTGTGTAAAGCACACATTGATCACCTTTTGGCGTTCGTACCTGAGGAGATCCTACTGCGTGGCAGTGAACATGACATCATATTGGTGTTATTATTGCTGCAACGAATGTATGAAAAGATAGAAATAATTTGCAATACAATTGATGAAAAGTTCCCATCATCATGCGAATTCgccaaaaatgcaatatttgaGGGATTTTCTGTACACCGATTCGCTTTCCGTTGCAAATGCTTATTTGTATTGCGAAGCCTTAAATTGATCATAAAACAGTTGATTTTTGGTTTGAATCATTGCGATTACGAAATATGCACACATGCAGCAATTTATCGAGGTGAAATGGAATCACAAGAGAATTCTATTGACGAGTTGATTAATCGATTAAAAGGCGATATGTTAGACGAAAATACACCTATGGAAGCTGTAGAACGAACTCTATCGTTCTTCAATACTCTTTATACGAACTTAATTTGTTCCCAGAATATCGCTGAATTGGTTGATGAGCATCAACTTCACGTTATGTTAGTGGAAGTACTCGATGTATGCTTGGACTGCATCAATACGAATGCTGGTATCCTACACACTATCATTCAGCTGGGAGATGAAAATACCGAATCGTTTTGGGCTATGCAATTTCTCATGGAAAATGTTAACCAGTTCAAGCAAAAGCTGAGGAAGCTGCAACGTAAGCTGCCTTCTGCCGCGATTGATATATCCGGCATGCAACAACAGATTGAACGCATACAACATATTCTATCAACAAACGAACAATTCGGAcgttttatcaatattttaatGATAACGGTAAAAGATGCAACGAAGGACATAGCCGCATCCTCCTTTTCAACCAAAGAAGACTTTCCCTGCGATGCGGCTATAGAGCATAAAAAACTTTGGAAAATCATTATAACGAATTGCACGAAATTTGCGAATGCAGAAAAGACAGCGAGCCCAATCACTTTATTTCATCTGTGCATCCAACTACTAGACGAACAAATTAATGAGCTCTTCAATTTCATCTCAGAGAAAGAATCAGTGCGCAacgcaaataaaaatacaatgttCGTGCGCTCTTCGGCCACTACTCTACTGCAACGGTCattgcaacaaaagcaacattcTGATGACATAAAGAGTCTGAAGCATACATTAGTTGAACGTGATAGGGAGATCAAAACGCAGAAATATTTAGCGAAGATGAAGCAAAACGAGTTTTCTGAAATGCAAGTACGTAAAGAGATCGCCGAGCGTAATTTATCAAAAGCACAACACAATCAGGAGGAGGCCCTGACTAAAATCATCGAACAAATagagcattttgacaagttAATGTGCCAACGCGAAACTGTAATCGCCCGGTCGTTTAATAATTTACAAGAAAAGCTTTCAATAATGGAGCGGAACTATGCGCGGCTTGAAAGGAATCTCGTCACCCGAAAACAGGTAATCAATTTGACAGCAGATGAGAGCTACCGCGAAATTGACTCACTTAACAAATGCTTGCGTTACGAACGGGCAGAACGAATCAAACTTCACATAAACGAAATGAAAATGCGCTTGCGCAACTTTGAGCCACTGCATGTGCCACACAGCAAAGGAATAACGAATGTGGCGGAAGCAAAACTCAATAAGGAGTTGGGGATGTTAAAAAATCAATGGATACTTTCACATATCAAATTAAAACCAAATGTGGAAATCGAACGATGTGCTCTAAAACGAAAATCAAATGAACTACTGCAACAAACCATGAGTTCATACTTCAAGTCTAATCCGCATCGCAGCACACCCAGCCATTTTGGATCGTTCGGCTCAAAGGATTTAAATGTAATATTCTCTTAA
- the LOC128860798 gene encoding dual specificity protein kinase splA — protein MDNNEDVLECPLCMEPLEVDDLNFFPCTCGYQICRFCWHRIRTDENKLCPACRKEYTENPADFTPLTQQQILAFKMMKKQRDQKRKQKVRVTENRKHLSNVRVVQKNLVFVVGLPPRLADAEVLKKHEYFGKYGKIHKVVINPSTAYAGVQGPSASAYVTYVHNNDALRAIQSVNTRNIIIDSRLIKTSLGTTKYCSHFMKNQVCPKGDCMYLHELGDPEASFTKEEMHQGKHQEYEKRLHDALVVGSNSPGTSGTSETNQTNAGVPVWGSNGGENNHGTANKNSNISKTNSSSQYQVMPSSAIPSPSLGSASNGPTAETVTDHSPTLSASPVIKDVAASPAEVKHKKERGRQDKVKNDKNAKSKNKNIVNDACKNYTGSTHRDNTSNHNDVKDGAETPADGTASQFSSPVQERDITPSNSSSGITKGKINKPKASKKSVDESDIKNIEDSEENNHVNESDKAVSSKNNENALSELFESPEVSVNELTDSKKNESSEADEVVLDNSFEKPNLKNEESDLPADIKPEIAQLTPFDNKLTPIFSPVLPLQNPMCPEDKVEDLPNQMNNIKISPLPDLLKGIEEQQFQQVHPHQQKELARLLELHKQNSLFGNMNHSQPNVPQGGLQNHFGGLTEMVQSPLTTLDHASELLLSQNLYGINMSKFFDFHKNQQLQLQQHCVSNEQPIGNGSNTLLENNLNPYQFMQHPALSTLQQQQQHQQQQQQKHRTLGQLDSVMALQQHHPTIQNQQHTILQNQQSRMQNEFSANTFVDDDLGFDPFTETQKGLAELMENEIVKPQHSKTNCNTMRVPTEPNIMHQHQHNMDNLQRARMPPPGFNHMNTFGLNAPREHNTSKMMPFLNMTGNRAHTNDMQHLSAFNSWDSHLQSPRHQLPSFGELQAHQMNQNNRNAGNLGNDWTAMDPAILSFRQFPSCPQPPQMIHPHQQKDLFPQHLTQQQQQNNFGNPAHGGGNMHLPNNQIGSQSAAQAQVNANVQGMLEYLKNRQFF, from the coding sequence ATGGATAACAACGAAGATGTACTTGAATGTCCGCTTTGCATGGAACCTCTCGAGGTTGATGATCTGAACTTCTTTCCATGCACTTGTGGCTACCAAATTTGCCGATTTTGCTGGCACAGAATACGCACCGACGAAAATAAGCTGTGCCCAGCATGTCGAAAGGAATATACTGAAAATCCGGCGGATTTCACGCCACTGACTCAGCAGCAGATTTTAGCATTCAAGATGATGAAAAAGCAACGCGACCAAAAGCGTAAGCAAAAGGTGCGCGTTACTGAGAATCGCAAACATCTGTCGAATGTGAGAGTGGTTCAAAAGAATTTAGTATTTGTGGTCGGCCTACCGCCGCGATTGGCCGATGCAGAGGTACTCAAGAAGCATGAGTACTTTGGGAAATACGGTAAGATACATAAAGTTGTGATAAATCCCAGTACCGCCTATGCCGGAGTACAGGGGCCATCCGCATCGGCCTATGTcacttatgtacataataaTGACGCTTTAAGAGCTATACAAAGTGTCAATACTCGGAATATAATAATAGATAGCAGACTCATAAAAACCAGTTTGGGAACAACAAAATATTGCagccattttatgaaaaaccaAGTATGTCCTAAGGGTGATTGTATGTATCTTCATGAGTTAGGCGATCCAGAGGCTAGTTTTACGAAGGAGGAAATGCATCAAGGGAAACACCAAGAATATGAGAAACGCTTACATGACGCATTAGTAGTGGGTTCAAATAGTCCTGGCACGAGCGGCACGAGTGAAACAAATCAGACGAATGCTGGTGTTCCCGTGTGGGGAAGCAACGGAGGAGAGAATAATCATGGAACTgctaataaaaatagtaatataaGTAAAACAAATTCCAGTTCGCAGTATCAAGTCATGCCTTCGTCAGCGATACCTTCGCCTTCATTAGGATCTGCATCTAATGGGCCTACTGCTGAAACAGTAACAGATCACAGCCCCACTTTATCGGCTTCACCAGTCATTAAAGATGTCGCAGCAAGTCCTGCTGAAGTGAAGCATAAAAAAGAGCGGGGTAGGCAGGATAAGgttaaaaatgacaaaaatgcaaaatcaaaaaataaaaatattgtaaatgatGCATGTAAAAATTATACTGGCAGTACACACAGAGATAATACTAGCAATCACAATGACGTAAAGGATGGCGCAGAAACTCCTGCAGATGGAACGGCTTCCCAATTTTCCAGCCCAGTCCAAGAACGAGATATTACCCCGAGCAATAGTAGTTCCGGTATAACAAAGGGCAAAATAAACAAGCCGAAAGCTTCGAAAAAAAGTGTCGACGAGAGTGACATTAAAAACATAGAGGACTCGGAAGAGAATAATCATGTAAATGAAAGCGATAAAGCTGTTAGCAGTAAGAATAATGAAAATGCTTTATCGGAGTTATTCGAAAGTCCTGAAGTATCAGTGAACGAATTAACTGATAGTAAAAAGAACGAAAGTAGTGAGGCGGATGAAGTGGTTCTGGACAACTCTtttgaaaaaccaaatttgaaaaatgaagaGAGCGACCTCCCTGCTGACATCAAACCGGAGATTGCACAACTTACTCCGTTCGACAACAAATTAACTCCAATATTCTCCCCAGTACTTCCACTCCAGAATCCAATGTGTCCAGAAGATAAGGTAGAAGATCTGCCAAACCAAATGaataatatcaaaatatcaCCTCTACCCGATTTATTGAAAGGCATTGAAGAGCAACAATTTCAACAAGTACATCCTCACCAACAAAAAGAATTGGCACGTTTACTTGAATTACACaaacaaaatagtttatttGGAAATATGAATCATTCGCAGCCCAATGTTCCACAAGGCGGTTTACAAAATCATTTTGGCGGCTTAACTGAGATGGTGCAATCTCCGCTGACTACATTGGATCATGCATCTGAACTTCTATTGAGCCAAAATTTGTATGGCATAAATATGtcgaaattttttgattttcacaaGAATCAGCAATTACAGTTGCAACAACATTGCGTTAGTAATGAGCAGCCTATCGGAAATGGTAGTAATACACTTTTGGAAAATAACTTAAATCCTTACCAGTTTATGCAGCACCCGGCTCTTTCGACtttacaacagcagcaacaacatcagcaacagcaacaacaaaagcatagAACTCTTGGCCAACTTGATTCAGTAATGGCGCTGCAACAACATCATCCTACCATTCAAAACCAACAACATACCATACTGCAAAACCAACAGAGCCGCATGCAAAATGAATTTTCTGCAAACACTTTCGTCGACGATGATTTAGGGTTCGATCCATTCACTGAAACCCAAAAGGGTTTGGCTGAGCTGATGGAAAATGAAATAGTTAAACCACAGCATTCTAAAACAAACTGCAACACTATGCGAGTACCAACTGAGCCCAATATAATGCATCAACATCAGCACAACATGGATAATCTGCAAAGAGCACGCATGCCTCCACCAGGCTTTAATCACATGAACACCTTTGGATTGAATGCTCCTCGGGAACACAACACTAGCAAAATGATGCCATTCTTGAATATGACTGGCAATAGAGCACACACAAATGATATGCAACACTTGTCAGCTTTTAATTCATGGGACTCACATTTACAATCGCCACGACATCAACTACCAAGCTTCGGCGAATTACAGGCACATCAAATGAATCAAAATAATCGGAATGCCGGTAATTTGGGTAACGACTGGACCGCAATGGATCCTGCAATATTATCCTTTCGACAATTCCCGTCATGCCCTCAACCGCCACAAATGATTCATCCCCATCAACAAAAGGATTTATTTCCTCAACATTtaacacaacaacagcaacaaaataatTTCGGAAATCCAGCTCATGGAGGTGGCAACATGCACCTGCCCAATAACCAGATCGGTTCACAATCCGCTGCTCAAGCACAGGTCAACGCTAATGTCCAAGGAATGTTGGAGTACCTTAAAAATCGTCAATTCTTTTAA